The DNA sequence TTGGCATGCTGTTGTTTGCTTTTGCTACCGAAGGATGGATGATGTTTGCATTCTTAATTCCTTACTGTTTAGGAGGGATTTGCGGACCTGCACTTCAGTCTGTAATTACGAAAAGTGTTCCTTCTAATGAGCAGGGAGAGCTTCAGGGAGCATTAACCAGTCTTATGAGTGCAACTGCGATTATTGGACCTCCTATGATGACGAATCTGTTTTATTATTTTACTCATGACGAAGCACCCTTTAAGTTTTCGGGAGCCCCTTTCTTTTTAGCATTTATTCTAATGGCAGTAAGTGTAGTTATTTCGTATTATGCTTTTCAAAAAAATAAAGAGATTAAGAAATAAGTATTTTGAAATAAAAAAAGACGGGAAATCAAATTTGATTTCCCGTCTTCAGTTGAAATACAATATAATTAAAATAATATGTTAAGGATATAGTGATTTAGTTCCATTGCTTACGATATTGCTTCCCAATCCTGAAAATGATACGGTAAAGTTACTGGAGTTAAAGCTTAAAGAACCTGTAGGTGTACACAGCCCAAGCGCATATCTGCATTGTCCGTAAGCACCGGTTTTCTTAAGTATTTTGCTTTCGCTTTTTGCTTTACCCAGGCTGATATTTCCCCAATCGCTTACATCAGCATTTGATACTGTAGATCCATTATAATAAATGGTAATTTTATATCCTGCTTCGCCTCTTTTAGATCCCCACAGCCATTTTGCAGTCCACCATTCTTTAAACCATTTAGAAAGTACCTTTGCCTGATTATTATTGGAAGTCTCAACCTGGCTGCCTCTTTCCATCATCACCAGCCCACCAAGAATATTATCCCATATAATTCCATCTTTATTATAGAAACATAGTGAGGTGAATTGTTCTCCTTTGTGAACCCATGTAATTTCAAGAACATCCGTGTTTATCTTCACTTCCTGTGCAATCACATCTGTCAAACCATTCTGAGCAGCGGATAAATCTTCTCCTGAAGTAAGGTTTCCTATTTTTCCTACTTTTACCGAATTTGGATCTACGATATTTCCGGAAGCGATATACGTTTCTTTACCTGAAATCAGATTTTTAGAGATAGCGATTCCTTTTTCAGTAGAAAGTTTTCCTAAAACTGTAATACCTGTAATTTGAAGATCAGTTTTCAGGTACTGTTCAAGATTCTTTTTAGAATCTTCTAATTGTACTTGTACTGTGCTTGCAAGGGTTTGAGATGAAGGAGATAATTCCTTTTTCAGATCAGATAAAGATTCTTTCTTTGCTGTGTTTTCCTGAAGAACTTCAGTAGTTTCATTTTGACAGCTGGTCAATGATAATACCATTGCCAGTGCAAAGAGCTTAAAAAAAGTTGTTAATTTTTTCATAGTTTAATATTTATAATTTTGTGAAAAATAAATCTAGTGAAAAAAAATAATATAATTCTTTATTAGGAGAATTAATTATTGGTTAATTTAAAATAACCGGAATGTTAATAAGATGAATAGGGTATAATTGAAAATATATAAAGGTCTACAGTAAAAAATCTTAAAATTTGTTTAAATTTTAGGTTTCTATATTGTATATGTATAATCTTTCGTAATTTTACCTCATGGAATTAAGCATTGGAGAAATGGCATTGATTGCTATTGCAATCGTTGTATTATTCGGACCGGATAAACTCCCTCAAATAGCGCGTGACTTAGGAGCAGGTGTAAGAAAAATGCGTGGAGCTGTAGAAGATATTAAAACCGAGATCATGAAAGAAACAGATAATCCTGTTTCTGAAATCAAGCGTGAGATTGAAAAAGTAAAAGATGCGGCAAAAGACTTTAATCCAATGAAGAATATTGAAAAAGATATTCTCACTGAACCATCTTCTGAACCTGCAAAACCAAAGCCTTCTGAAGACGAAACCTATGAGGGACCTGTAAGCAGATAATTGATGGAAGAGATAATTCAGGAAGATAAAAAGGTCTTTTTATTTCTCAATAATTTGGGGAACTCTTCATTTGATCAGTTTTGGATGTTGATTTCCAGTACATGGATATGGGTTCCGCTTTACATTATTTTTCTTTATTTTCTTTATAAAAATTACCATTTAAAATCTTTAGTATATATACTTTTATTTATATTGATTGGAACTACAGTTTCTGATCAGGTAGCAAGTATATTTAAGTATGGTGTAGCCAGATTAAGACCCTGTCATGATCCCAGTCTGGAACATTATATGAGAATTGTAAAATGTGGCGGACAGTATGGATTTTATTCTGCTCATGCTTCAAATACTTTTTTTCTGGCCACTTATTTAAGCATTTTATTAAAAGAGAAACTCAAGTGGTTTCCTTATACTATATTTGTATGGGCTGTAATTGTTTCTTATAGCCGTATATATTTAGGAGTGCATTTCCCGATAGATATTTTGGTGGGGGCGTTTGTTGGACTTTTATTGGGAGTGATATTTGGTGCGCTCGCAAAAAAAGTGATCAACAAACAAACTATAACCATATGAAAAAACATTTATTACTTGTATTATTAGCATTTAGTTTTGCTAATCTCTATTCCCAGGATGCAAAAACAGCTGAAGAATGCTTTAAAAAAGCAGATTACAAATGTGCTGAAGAGCAATATTCCAAATTAGCTGAAAAAGAGCAAATCCAGAAATATCAATCCGAATACTATAACAACTTAGGAACTTCCCAAAGAAGATTAGGAAAGACGAGTCTTGCACTTAAATCCTATGAATCAGCCTTAAGAGCCAATCCGATGTCCGCTTCCGTATATGCCAATCTTGCTTCAATAAATAGCCAGAAGGGGAATAAGCAAAAAGCATTGGAATATGTGGATAAGGGGTTACAGATTGACGCTGAAAATGTAGATATGTACTTAACCAGGTCTAAAATCTATGACAGCCAGGGAAAGAAAGAGCTGGCAATTAAAGATCTGAACCAAATTTTAAGTTTTGCACCAGATAATATTTATGCAAGAACAGGATTAGCCAATTTAAAAAAGAATAATGGGGACCTTGAAGGTGCTTTAAAAGATTATAATCAACTCTTATCCGAAAAACCTGAATCTTTGCTGTATAATGGCCGTGCAGATTTATACCTTAAAATGAAGAAATCAAAAGAGGCTTTGGTAGATATTAATAAAGCCATTTCAATCGATCCTAAATTTTCACAATCTTACGTCACCAAAGCATTAATTTTATTTGATACCTCAAAACCTAAAGAAGCATGTACTAATCTGGAAAAAGCCGTATCTCTGGGATATGAGAAAGCTCTTTTGTCTGATCACTTTGCCAAATGTCTAATAAAATAGATTAGTCATTATGATAAGGTTTTCCCTGTAAAATCTGATCTGCCCGATACAATTGTTCAACGATAAACAGCCGGATCATCTGGTGAGTAAATGTCATTTTAGATAATGACATTTTTTCGTTAGCTCTGCTGTATATTTCCTCTGAAAAACCATAAGCCCCACCTATTAAAATATGCACTTTTTTAACTGATGAACTCATCCATGTATCCATTTTCTGTGCAAATTCTCTGCTCGTAAATTGTTTTCCCCTTTCATCAAGGATAACCACGGAATCATTTTTGTCGATATGATTCATGAAAAGTTTCGCTTCTTCTTTTTTCAGAAGATCTGCAGAAAGGTTTTTGGTATTTTTGACGTCAGGAATTTCTATGATCTCAAAATTCCAGTGTTTAGGAAGGCGGGTAAGATAATAGCTGATCAGGGATGTAATTTCTTTATCATCTGTTTTTCCAATACACAGTAAGCTGATTCGCATGGGATGTAAGCATGTTTAATACTGCAAAGATATTCATAAATAAAAGAATTATCAGATGTTTCTTTATCCCTTTTTATATGCTTTTGGGAGCAGGTATAAATACCATAGATTTAGGCAAGTCTAAAAAAAAACGTATTTTTACATAACCAACATCACAGGATGAAGCCGAACCCTATTCCTTATCTATTTTTATATTTTCCATTAACTTCTTATAATCAGGAAGTTATTTTTGGTGAAAATAAGTACAAGGAAGAAGAAAAGGATAGCAAAATTTCGATTATTTCCAGACAGAGTTCTGGTAATGATTTTTTTGCACTTCATTTTAATAAAAAGATAATACCTTAAAATAATTATGAGTATAAAAGTTCCTGGTTTTATCTTAAAGATTCAAGAATTCTTAGATGATATCCATATTCCGGTTCTGGGAATATCACTCTGGCAGATGTTTCAGATTTATATCTCCGGTATTTTTAAGGACAAAATAGGCAGAAAAGCAGCTGCAATTTCATGGAGTTTTACGATCAGTTTATTTCCTTTTTTGCTCTTTTTACTTTCTATTTTACCCTATATGCCTCATTATGATAAGCTGCATTTTTATATTTTTGAAGTACTGATCCACAATGTTTTTCCTTCCAATATGGAAACCGATGTGAGAGGGTATATTGAAAAAAGTATTATCCCCAATATGAGGGGAATCAGCAATTTAACAATTGTTCTTGCTTTGGTTTTTGCTACAAATGGTACTTTTTCTCTGATCAATGGGTTCAATGAGAACTCTGATGAAAAACTTACAGATGTAAAAGAGTTTATTTTATCATTCTTTATTACAATTGGTTTTATAACCATCGTATTTCTGGCTCTTTTTGGAGTTTATTATGTGGAAGTCGTGCTTAAATTATTTACACCTACTCACAATGTTTCTTGGCTGGTAAACAATCTTTCCAAAATAATTGGGTTTGTGTCTTTTCCGTTATTTTATTTTATTCTGTTAGCCATGTTTTACTGGTTAGGAACCGTAAAAATAGCGAGATTCAGACAGGCTGTTCCCGGAGCTATTTTGACGACCGTTCTTTTTGTCCTTACCACTTATATTTTCGCTATTTATGTAAAAGATATTGCAAGGTATAATGTATTATATGGCTCTATTGGGAGTATGATCCTCTTGATGGTATGGGTAAATGTGAATGTGTATCTTCTATTATTTGGGAATGAACTTAATATGGCTATACGAAAACTTAGAATAGAAAAGCTTTTATCAGATGAACTTCGTAAGGAGGAGGGGAGTGATTATCCGGCAAATAGAATGGATAATAATTAATTAGATGGGCTATTTTTTTAAGTTTTATATTTTAATAATTCAAAAATTATAGAATTATTTCTTTTTTATTGAATTTTATATTAATTTAGTTTGTAATAAAGAATTTATAATTCTCGTACAAATACCAAATAATTTATTATGAAAAACATTAAAAAATTAACAAGAAACGATCTGAAAATCGTAAAAGGAGGATTAGCCTGTAGAACAGGAGATGATTATTGCCCAGGAAGCAGCTATTGCTGTAATGGACTTTGCAGGTTACCTACCTATGTTTGTCCTTAGTTAAACCTTAAAAAAGTAAAGGAGAGCATCGCATGATGCTCTCCTTTTTTATATTTTAAATTGATTGCTCATTATCTTCATTGATAAATCTGTCTTTTTTGGAACTGGCGCTCAATATGATCACCCCTGAAATTGCAGATAAGAATGATGCAATTAAAATCGCGAATTTTGCTTCATCCTGAATTTCATATTGCTCTTTAAATGAAAGTAGGGCAATAAAAATAGACATTGTAAAACCTATTCCAGCAAGCAGTCCTACTCCAAACATATGTCCCCAGGAGCTGTTATGTGGTAGTGAACTTATCTTAAGTTTAATAGCGATGAAGGAAAATAAATTGATTCCAATGAGTTTTCCTAGAACCAAACCTCCAATAATCCCAAGTCCTAAAGTACTTACCAGACCCTCTACCATTCCATTATGAAATGCAATATTGGTATTTGTTAATGCAAATACGGGCATGATCATGAAACTAACGGGTACATGTAATGCATGTTCCAGTTTTTCCAGGGGAGAAATTGTTACGTTGGATACATTGGTTGGAATGGACAAAGCGAGTAATACCCCCGCAATTGTAGCGTGAATCCCTGAATGGTGTAGGAAATACCACAAAAATAACCCGGGAATAATATAGAAAATAAGTTTTGTAACTTTTAAAATGTTCAAAAGAAATAAAAGAATGACAATTCCAAGTGATACAAGCAGATATATCCAGTGGATCTGATCTGTATAAAATATAGCAATCACTAAAATAGCACCCAGGTCATCAACGATCGCCAGGGCTGCAAGAAAAATTTTTATAGAGTTGGGAATTTTACTTCCCAGCATAGAAATCAGTGCCAGTGAAAATGCAATATCAGTAGCCATAGGAATTCCCCATCCATTGCTGTATTCAGTTCCTGAGTTGAAAAGAGTATAGATTATTGCCGGCACAAGCATTCCCCCAACAGCTGCAAAAATAGGAAGTGAGGCATTTTTAAAAGAAGAAAGCTCGCCTTCCACCAATTCCCTTTTTATTTCAAGTCCTACCAGGAGAAAGAAAATTGCCATAAGACCATCATTAATCCAAATATGTATGGGGTATTTAAGATCAAAAAGAGAAGTGCCTATTTCATAATGAAGTAAATGTTGAAAACCTTCTCCTAATGATGAATTTGCAATTAATAAAGAGACGGCTACACAAAAAATAAGGATGATTCCTGAAGATTGACTGCTATTGAAAAATCGTTTAAAATAAATAGATAAATTCATGTCTAAGATTGTAATCGTCTCACTCTTGAAACTCCGTTAATATTTTTAAGCTTTTTAAAGGTTTCTTCCAATTGGCCTTTATTTTTAACTTCGAGAATGATATTCCCCATAAATACTCCGTTATTGGATTCGATGGATAAGCTTTTCATGTCCATTCCCATCGTACCGCTGATGACCGCAGTAATATCGTTGATCATTCCCATTCTGTCTAAGCCTTCGATCTCAATCTTAACTCTGTTTTTAAAACTTTCAGCGTTGACCCATTTGGCGGGAATAACGCGGTAATCGTATTGTGCCCGAAGATTAATAGCGTTGGGACAATTGTCGCTGTGTACTTTGATACCATCGGAAATTGTAATAAATCCAAAAATCTTATCCCCTGGAATCACGGTACAGCATTTTGCATAGCTGTAATTCAGTTTTTCTTCATCCTTTCCAAAGACGATCATGTCCAGGTTCTGTTCTTTTGGTTCTTCGTAGTGAACATTTTTATTAGGAGATTTTCTGAACCTTGAAAGTAAGTTGTTGAATACATTTTTACTTTCTATATATTTCCGAAGACTGCTTACATCCAGCTCATTGCTCTGGAACTTTAAAAATAATTCCTGTGACGTTTTTAAATTAAAGAACTTTTGAAGTTTATTGATCTCCTCGTCATTAAAATTAATTTTTGCATGACGAAGTTTTCG is a window from the Chryseobacterium sp. T16E-39 genome containing:
- a CDS encoding twin-arginine translocase TatA/TatE family subunit; amino-acid sequence: MELSIGEMALIAIAIVVLFGPDKLPQIARDLGAGVRKMRGAVEDIKTEIMKETDNPVSEIKREIEKVKDAAKDFNPMKNIEKDILTEPSSEPAKPKPSEDETYEGPVSR
- a CDS encoding phosphatase PAP2 family protein, which gives rise to MEEIIQEDKKVFLFLNNLGNSSFDQFWMLISSTWIWVPLYIIFLYFLYKNYHLKSLVYILLFILIGTTVSDQVASIFKYGVARLRPCHDPSLEHYMRIVKCGGQYGFYSAHASNTFFLATYLSILLKEKLKWFPYTIFVWAVIVSYSRIYLGVHFPIDILVGAFVGLLLGVIFGALAKKVINKQTITI
- a CDS encoding tetratricopeptide repeat protein translates to MKKHLLLVLLAFSFANLYSQDAKTAEECFKKADYKCAEEQYSKLAEKEQIQKYQSEYYNNLGTSQRRLGKTSLALKSYESALRANPMSASVYANLASINSQKGNKQKALEYVDKGLQIDAENVDMYLTRSKIYDSQGKKELAIKDLNQILSFAPDNIYARTGLANLKKNNGDLEGALKDYNQLLSEKPESLLYNGRADLYLKMKKSKEALVDINKAISIDPKFSQSYVTKALILFDTSKPKEACTNLEKAVSLGYEKALLSDHFAKCLIK
- a CDS encoding 23S rRNA (pseudouridine(1915)-N(3))-methyltransferase RlmH — translated: MRISLLCIGKTDDKEITSLISYYLTRLPKHWNFEIIEIPDVKNTKNLSADLLKKEEAKLFMNHIDKNDSVVILDERGKQFTSREFAQKMDTWMSSSVKKVHILIGGAYGFSEEIYSRANEKMSLSKMTFTHQMIRLFIVEQLYRADQILQGKPYHND
- a CDS encoding YihY/virulence factor BrkB family protein, which codes for MSIKVPGFILKIQEFLDDIHIPVLGISLWQMFQIYISGIFKDKIGRKAAAISWSFTISLFPFLLFLLSILPYMPHYDKLHFYIFEVLIHNVFPSNMETDVRGYIEKSIIPNMRGISNLTIVLALVFATNGTFSLINGFNENSDEKLTDVKEFILSFFITIGFITIVFLALFGVYYVEVVLKLFTPTHNVSWLVNNLSKIIGFVSFPLFYFILLAMFYWLGTVKIARFRQAVPGAILTTVLFVLTTYIFAIYVKDIARYNVLYGSIGSMILLMVWVNVNVYLLLFGNELNMAIRKLRIEKLLSDELRKEEGSDYPANRMDNN
- a CDS encoding bacteriocin-like protein; the protein is MKNIKKLTRNDLKIVKGGLACRTGDDYCPGSSYCCNGLCRLPTYVCP
- the nhaA gene encoding Na+/H+ antiporter NhaA — encoded protein: MNLSIYFKRFFNSSQSSGIILIFCVAVSLLIANSSLGEGFQHLLHYEIGTSLFDLKYPIHIWINDGLMAIFFLLVGLEIKRELVEGELSSFKNASLPIFAAVGGMLVPAIIYTLFNSGTEYSNGWGIPMATDIAFSLALISMLGSKIPNSIKIFLAALAIVDDLGAILVIAIFYTDQIHWIYLLVSLGIVILLFLLNILKVTKLIFYIIPGLFLWYFLHHSGIHATIAGVLLALSIPTNVSNVTISPLEKLEHALHVPVSFMIMPVFALTNTNIAFHNGMVEGLVSTLGLGIIGGLVLGKLIGINLFSFIAIKLKISSLPHNSSWGHMFGVGLLAGIGFTMSIFIALLSFKEQYEIQDEAKFAILIASFLSAISGVIILSASSKKDRFINEDNEQSI